Proteins encoded together in one Lepisosteus oculatus isolate fLepOcu1 chromosome 2, fLepOcu1.hap2, whole genome shotgun sequence window:
- the prss35 gene encoding inactive serine protease 35, whose product MGPLPLILLVSLTVLSSVFAEESEDEYTWHTQKVPLVLNRRTVTLSNPEFKAEAKFVLNGTCGIECQSRLPLPSMSDLENFLSYETVYENGTRTSSEVYFRDFDLQTEHGVIKDTHARRKRQVYGVDSRFTIADKQFVTNFPFSTTVKVSTGCTGILVSPKHVLTAAHCIHDGKDYVKGVKRLRVGILRLRSKRKGRKRKGSKRNQRSADIKPSFQWTRVKRTQVPKGWFKGVSDNVAMDYDYALLELKRAQKQKYMEIGIIPSVKKLPGGRIHFSGFDDDRPEQLVYRFCSVSDESSDLLYQYCDAQPGSSGSGVYIRLKEPGKKKWKRKIIGIFSGHQWVDVNGVQQDYNVAVRITPLKYAQICFWVHGNDADCRGG is encoded by the coding sequence ATGGGCCCGTTACCACTGATACTTCTAGTCTCATTAACTGTATTAAGTTCAGTCTTTGCAGAAGAGAGTGAAGATGAGTATACCTGGCACACACAAAAAGTACCACTAGTGTTGAATAGGAGAACTGTTACCCTTAGTAACCCAGAGTTCAAAGCCGAAGCCAAATTTGTGTTAAATGGAACCTGTGGGATTGAATGCCAAAGCCGATTGCCCCTGCCAAGTATGTCTGACCTTGAGAACTTCCTTTCATATGAGACTGTTTATGAGAATGGCACTCGTACCTCCTCAGAAGTGTACTTCAGGGACTTTGATCTGCAGACTGAGCATGGGGTCATCAAGGACACTCATGCGCGCAGGAAAAGGCAAGTCTATGGCGTGGACAGTCGATTCACTATAGCTGACAAGCAGTTTGTGACCAATTTTCCGTTCTCTACAACTGTCAAAGTCTCCACGGGCTGCACAGGGATCCTGGTGTCTCCAAAGCATGTTCTGACTGCGGCCCACTGCATCCACGATGGAAAAGATTACGTGAAAGGCGTGAAGAGGCTAAGGGTTGGGATATTGAGACTGAGGTCCAAACGTAAGGGGAGAAAGCGGAAAGGATCCAAAAGGAATCAGAGGAGCGCAGACATCAAGCCTTCTTTCCAGTGGACAAGGGTAAAACGGACTCAGGTGCCAAAGGGATGGTTCAAGGGTGTCTCAGACAACGTGGCAATGGATTACGACTACGCATTACTGGAGCTAAAACGAGCTCAAAAGCAAAAGTACATGGAGATTGGCATCATTCCCTCAGTGAAGAAACTCCCAGGAGGCCGGATACACTTCTCTGGCTTTGACGACGACAGGCCTGAGCAGCTAGTGTACCGCTTCTGTAGTGTCTCCGACGAGTCCAGTGATCTGCTCTACCAGTACTGTGACGCCCAGCCCGGATCCAGTGGCTCTGGAGTCTACATCCGCCTGAAGGAACCCGGGAAGAAGAAGTGGAAGAGAAAAATCATCGGGATCTTTTCTGGTCACCAGTGGGTTGATGTTAATGGCGTTCAGCAGGATTACAACGTGGCTGTCAGAATAACCCCTCTGAAGTACGCCCAGATCTGCTTCTGGGTGCATGGAAATGATGCAGACTGTCGAGGTGGTTGA